A single window of Nasonia vitripennis strain AsymCx chromosome 4, Nvit_psr_1.1, whole genome shotgun sequence DNA harbors:
- the LOC116738577 gene encoding uncharacterized protein LOC116738577, protein MPKRKIDEVYDNYSRSSNYRFLAACAASSSEGSISDSENESSDSSHIDSSSSGSKSSSDRNSYSHTSCVNNTISDRGNEYAVGARHQDISSDDAVNDDASSSEEEPEDPSEEDESSIESEDLGEDDAFVDAADQSVYPGAPLSVAESILSIFTVALRFRVTRVLLSKHCIS, encoded by the exons ATGCCGAAGCGAAAAATCGACGAAGTTTACGATAATTACTCTCGATCGAGTAATTATCGTTTTCTTGCTGCATGTGCCGCCAGCTCTAGCGAAGGAAGCATCAGCGATTCTGAAAATGAAAGCAGTGATAGCAGTCACATCGATTCATCTTCCTCGGGCAGCAAGTCAAGCAGCGACCGAAATTCTTATTCTCATACCTCGTGCGTCAACAACACGATTTCGGATCGAGGAA ATGAATACGCGGTCGGAGCTAGACATCAGGACATTTCATCTGATGATGCGGTTAACGACGACGCAAGTTCATCGGAAGAGGAGCCGGAAGACCCCTCGGAAGAAGACGAATCAAGCATAGAAAGCGAAGATCTCGGCGAAGATGACGCATTTGTGGATGCCGCTGATCAATCGGTATATCCAGGTGCTCCGCTATCGGTCGCAGAAAGTATTTTGTCAATTTTTACTGTTGCTTTGCGTTTTCGAGTAACCAGAGTACTTCTATCAAAACATTGTAtaagttga